GCGGCATCGTCTTGTGCCTTGAGGTATTGCTGCGCGGCGATGAAGCGGTTCTGCATGAACGTCGGCACGCCCATGCGGGTCTGCGGGAAGCGCGTCGTGTTGCGGTCGCCCCAGTTGGATTGCTTCACGTTTTCGCCGAGCGCGAACTTGATGCCCTCGGGCGCGCCCGCGAACTTCAACGCCTCGGGACTCGCGCCGTCGCGCAGCTTGATCACGGCGTTCTGGCCGCCGATCGGATTCGCCGAGCCGTGCAGGTTGTTCGCCGTCGTCACGCCGCCGGCGAGTTGCATGTGGAGATTCGCGGTTTCCGAGTTCACCACGTCGCCGATGCGGACCATCGCGGACGACGGGAGGGTGCCCTCGTTGACGCCGCCGAGGATCATGCTGTGGCTGTGGCAATCAATGATGCCCGGCGTGATGTGCCAGCCCTCGCCCGCGAGGATGAGCGTGTCCGGCCCGACGCGGACGCGCGCGGCGATGTTCGGGCCGACCGCCTGAATCCTCCCATCGGCCACGTAAAGGTCGGCCTTCTCGACGCGGCCGGCCGCGGCCGAAGTCCACACAGTCGCGCCGCCGATGAGCACGCCGCGCGGGGACGCGAGAGGGCCGCGGTTCTTCTGTGGCGGCTGCGCGTCGCGCTTCTTGAGCAGTTCGCGCAGCTCGGCGCCCTTCGGCGAGCCCTTCGCGCCCTTGTCGTCCTTTCCTTTTTCCGCGCCAGCGGCGGCTTTCGCGCCGGGCGGCCGGCGGCTGGCGGCGGGCGCGTTCGGCAGGTGGCGGCCGTCGATCCAAACTTCGCGCACGCGCGCGTCGGGGTTGAAGTAGCTGCCCTCGACGACGGTGAGGTTTGCGATCTTGCCGGGCTCGATCGTGCCGAGTTGCGCGTCCACGCCGCAGAGTTTCGCGGGCACGGTCGTGAGGGCCGCGAGCGCGTCGTTCTCGGACAGGCCGCGGTCCACGGCCTGTTGGAGGTTGCGGCGGAAGCTGCGCTTGTCCGCGAGGCCGTGCGTGGTGAGCGCGACTTCCTTGCCGAGCGAGCGGAGCAACGCGGGATTTTCGGGCGCCCAGTCCCACGCGCGGAGCGTGTCGAGCGAGACGCTGTGCCAGTCGTCCTCGTCGGGCATGCGCGGCGCGGCGGGCAGGTTCACCGGCACGATGAACGCCGAGTTCACGGCCTGCATCATGTCGGGCCGGCGCCATTCCTGTCCGCTCGCGACGACGTGGAAGTTCACGCCAGCCTCCGCGGCCACTCGCGCGGCGCGGTCCACCATCAACACGCTGCCGGGCTCGAACACGACGGTGGTTTTCTTCGTGATGGCGCGTTCGAGGGCTTCGAGCGCGGGGTTGAAGTCGGGGCGCTTGCGGCCCGCGGGCTTCTTCTCGTAATCGGCATGGTCGAGGAAGTAATGCCGCGCGTCGAAGAAGCTCTGCCGCACCGCGGCGATGACGCCCATGAGCGAGCCGGGGAACGGCGTCTGCGCGTTCGGGTCGGCCGGGCGGGGCGCGGACTCGAAGGCGACGTGCTGGAAGACATCGGGCTTGAGGATGGCTGTGTTGGGGTTCACGTCGCTGAGCAGGACGAATGCGCTCGTGCCGCGCAGGATGCCGCGCGCAGGCGTGGCGCTGCCGGCGGTGAAACCGACTTCGCGCAGCGACTCGAGCGCGCGCGCGTTCGGCGAATAGTCGGACGCGGCGCGCTTCTCGGGCGTGATGCGCGCGAGTTCGTAGCCGGGACCGGGATTGCCGGGGTCGCGTTCCTGGCCGGGCACGCCGAAGAAGTTGATGCCGCTCGTGAGTTCGCCGATGGGCTCGGTCATCGTGGTGGCGACGGCGGAGACGTTCGTGCCCATCGTGAGATAGGCATCAATGAAGCCGGCGTAAATCGTCGCGCCCTTCAAGTCCCACACGCGCGCGTCGGCGGGCACGGCCGCATTGACGCCGACCGCCGTGATGAGCCCGTCGCGGATGATGACGTTCGCCTCGTCAAAAGTTTGTCCTGGCTTCACAACCACCCTGCCGCCGACAAGAGCGTGCGCGCCGAGCGGCATGGGCCGATGCCCGGGCGGGAGCAAGTCGGCCGCACAAGCCGCACTCGCGGCGAGCGCGAGCAGCGAGGCGAACCGTGTCGGGGCACGGAGGCAGGTCCGGTGGAAGTGGAAACGCGCGTTTTTCATTTTGGGGCGGCGAGCCAGTCGGGTGACAGGGCGGGAGGCTAGGAATCCGCCGCGCGAGATGCAAGTTGGAAGCTGGCGCAATCCGGCCCGCCCCCGCCCAATCTCCCGCGTTGACACGACCGTCCGATGCGGTGAACTCAGCCCATGCGAAACAGATTCCCCTCGTGTGCTGCCGCAATCGTCGCCGCGGCGGCGCTGTCCGGCGCCGCGCCGCTTTCCGCCGCGGACGTGGTCCAGGCCGACCTTTGTGTCTTCGGCGGCACGTCCGGCGGCATCGCGGCCGCGGTGCAGGCGGCGCGCATGGGCAAGTCCGTCGTGCTTGTCGAGCCGTCGAACTATCTCGGCGGCCTCACCACGGGCGGGCTCGGCGCGACGGACATCGGCAACAAGGCCGCCGTCGGCGGCGTCTCGCGCGAGTTCTACCACCGGCTTGCGCAGCACTACGCGAAGGAGTCGGCGTGGAAGCTCGAAACGGCCGCGCAGTATTTCGCGCGGCGCCGCGGCGGACAGGCCGGCGCGAGTTCGCTCACAGGCGCGGACGCGACGATGTGGACCTTCGAGCCCAAGGTCGCCGAGGCGGTCTTCCTCGACATGCTGCGCGAGGCGAAGGTTCCCGTGCACACGCAGCAGCGGCTCACCGCGGTGAAGAAATCCGGCGCGCGCATCACCGAGCTCGCCACGCAGCCGGGCAACACCTACCGCGCGAAGATGTTCATAGACGCCACTTACGAGGGCGACCTGCTCGCGAAGGCCGGCGTGAGCTACCACATCGGCCGCGAGTCGAACGCCACTTACGGCGAGACGCTCAACGGCATCCGCGCGCAGACGCCGCACCACCAGTTCACCGTGCCGGTGGATCCGTTCATGAAACCGGGCGACCCGTCGAGCGGATTGCTGCCCTTCATCCAGCCCGGCGACGGCGGCAAGCCGGGCGACGGCGACGCGCGCGTGCAGACCTACAACTACCGCCTCTGCTTCACCACCGACGAACGCAACCGCCTGCCCGCGGCGAAACCCGCCGCGATGCCCCAGGCGAAGTTCGACGCGCTCGTGAAGGCCGCGAACGGCAAGCTGCCCGTCACGCCGCCCGCGGATTACGACGCGGCGAAGTTCGAGCTGCTCGGCCGCTACTGCGTCGCGCTCGTCGCCGCGAACAAGCAGCCGCGCCTCGCGCAATTCTGGAACCCCATCTGGATGCCCAACCACAAGACCGACATCAACAACAACGGCGGCTTCTCCACCGACTTCATCGGCGCGAACTGGGACTTCCCCGGGGCGGGCTACGAGCGGCGCGACGCGATCCGCCGCGAGCACGAGGACTACATCCGCGGCTTCATCACCTTCATGGCCACCGACCCGCGCGTGCCCGAGGACATGCGCCTCGAAATGCAGACGTGGGGCCCCGCGAAGGACGAGTTCACCGACACCGCCGGCTGGCCGCGCGAACTCTACGTGCGTGAGGGCCGCCGCCTCATCGGTGAAATCGTGATGACCGAGAAGCACTGCCGCGCGCAGGAAATCGTGAACGACCCCGTCAGCCTCGCCGCCTACAACATGGACTCGCACAATTGCCAGCGCATCGTGAAGAACGGCCGCGTCGAGAACGAGGGCGACGTGCAAGTCGCGCCGATGAAGCCCTACCCCGTCTCCTATCGCGCCATCATTCCCAGGCAGGCGCAGTGCGAAAACCTCCTCGTGCCCGTGTGCCTCAGCTCGTCGCACATCGCCTACGGCAGCATCCGCATGGAACCCGTCTTCATGATCCTCGGCCAAAGCGCCGCCACCGCCGCTGCCATCGCGATGGACGACAATGTCCCCGTGCAGAAGGTGAACTACGACAAACTTCGCGCCCGCCTGCTCGCCGACAAACAAGTCCTCGAATGGAAAGGCCCCGCGACTGCGGGCGCCGGCGGCGGCAAGCTCGACGTGAAACTCGACGGCATTATCCTCGACGACGCCGACGCGAAGCAGACCGGCGACTGGTCGCACTCGGCCTCCGTCGCGTATCGCGCGGGCACCGGCTACGCGCACGACGGCAACGCGAACAAGGGCGGCGCCACGCTCACCTTCACGCCCGACATCAAGGACGCCGGCGAATACGAACTCATCCTCCTCAGCACGCCGAACCCGAACCGCGCGAGCAACGTCCCCGTGACCGTCAGCACCGCCGCCGGCGCGACCCGGACCGTGACCGTGAACCAAAAGACCCAGCCGCTCCTCCCGCTCGGCAAGTTCCAGCTCCCCGCCGGCAGGCAAACCACCGTGACCATCTCGAACAAGGACACCGACGGCTACGTGGTGGTGGACGGGTTGCAATTGAAGCGGGTGAAGTAAGAGAATGGTGGCACCGGTCACGCTGCGACCGGCGACAACTCGCAGCACAAGACGCTTGGACCCGAAACCGCCGCTTCCCCCGGTGTTGACAGCCTGAATCGGAACGGGGATTCTCGCCACAATCCGGAACAACTGCGGCCCATGAAAACCACCTCGTTTGCCCTTTTCGCCGCGTCCATCATTGCCACGGCGCCCACCTCCACCGCCCAGGAACGCGCCCGGGATGGCGAACGCGAAAAGCCCGCGCCGGACAAGGTCGCCCGCGGCCGCGAGGAAGCCCGGCGCGAAGGCGCCCCGCGACGCGATGCCGCGCCCCGCGAGGGCGAGCGTGGCGGCGACCTTGCCGCGCAGGTCAACGAACTCCGCGCCGAGATCGCCGAGATGCGCCGCGCGATGGCCGAGATGCGCCGGCTGCTCGAAGAGAAGAAGCGCTAGCGGAGCGACCGTCTCGTGCGGGCAGTCGCGCCGGGTTCGATTCACCGGGACCCTTGCGGAATTCCCGGCGAAACTTTCCGGCGCGGCCGCGTGTTGTCAGCATGTCCAGAAACGACGGCAGTCGAGAGGAAACCTGATTATGACAATGGCAACTGTGCTTGCGTGGGTGGTTGGATTTCTCGGGACGATGCTCATGTTCGTCGCCTACTGGCTGGCGGCATCGGCGCTCTGCCCCAACGTCGTCGCCCGCGCCGCGGAACAATACCGGCGTCCGTTCCGCCTCACTTTTCTCGGACTGCTGATGGTCCTCCCGCTCGTCCTGATCGCCATCGGGCTCCTGAAACTGAACAACCCGGTGGTGGTGATGCTTGGGATCGGAGTGATCGCGGGCAGCGCGCTGATCGGCTTTATCGGCTCGGCGGGCTTGTGCCTGCGCATCGGGCAGGGGCTCGCGTCGCCGTCGGATGAACAACAGCCGTGGCGCCGCGTGCTGCGTGGCGGCGTGGTGCTGGTGCTCACGTTTCTGCTGCCGTTCTTCGGGTGGTTCGCCCTGACCCTCTGGACGCTTGTGTCGGGTTTCGCCGCCGCGGTGCTTTCGATCCGCGAGTCGAGGCGCGGCGCGACAGCGGTTCCACAACCGTCGCCGATGACGCCGCCGCCGACCATCGCCGCGGGTTCCGCCACATCGTGAAACTCGACCGGCGGCAGTTCCTTTGCGCAGGCGCGGGCGCCGCGGTGGCCGCCGCGGCGGGTTGCGACGTGCCGAAGCCGCTGCGGTCGGTGCTCCCGTTTCAGACGCAGCGTCCCCGGGCGAAGGGTCCGTTCCGCGCGCCGCTGTCCGATTCCATCGACCCCGTCTCGCACGTCTTGAACCGCGTCACGTTCGGCGCGCGCCCCGGTGATTACGAGCGCGTGACGAAACTCCGCGCCACACCCGACGAGGCCGCGCGCGCGTTCCTCGAGGAGCAACTCGACCCGCATCGCATCGAGGACGATTATGCCGGGCACGCCGTGCGGACGTTCGAGACTTTGGGCGAACCGGTCGGCGAACTCTTCGAATACCGCGAGCGGATCCTGCTCGACGAGTTGCAACGCGCGACGCTCACGCGCGCCATCCACAGCGAGCGCCAGCTCTGGGAGGTGATGGTCCAGTTCTGGAGCGACCACTTCAACATCGACCCGTCGAAGGGCGACTGCGGCTGGCTCAAGACGGCGGACGACCGCGACGTGATCCGCGCGCATGCGCTGGGGCGGTTCAGCGAGATGGTCCGGGCGAGCGCGCTCAGCCCGGCGATGCTTTGCTACCTCGACGGCCGCGAGAATCGCAAGGCCCGACCCGAGGACCGCCCGAACGAGAACTACGCGCGCGAACTGCTCGAGCTTCACACGCTCGGCGTCCACGGCGGCTACACGCAGCAGGACGTGATGGAAGTCGCGCGCGCGCTCACGGGCTGGACCGTGCGCGGGCCGGGCTCGAAGGGCTTCGGGCTTGGCCGGGTGGAGTTCCATCCGCATCTTCACGACAAGGACGGGAAGGTCATCCTCGGGAAAACCATCGACGCATGGCCGGCCCCGCTGAAGAAGGAGGAACAATTCCGCCGCGGCGAGTGGGAACTCGAGCGCGTGCTGGAAATCCTGCTCAGCCATCCCGCGACGGCGCGCTACATCGCGCAGAAGCTCTGCCGCCGGTTCATCGCGGACGAACCGCCGGCGCCGGCCGTCGAGTCGGTCGCCGCCGCGTTCACCGCGAGCGGCAGCGACATCCGCGAGACGCTGCGCGCGCTCTTCGCCACGCCGGAGTTCTGGGCCGCGCGCGGGGCCAAGCTCAAGCGCCCGTTCCATTACATCGTCTCGGCGCTGCGCGCGACCGACGCGGAGACCGAAGCGCCCCGGCAGCTTGTGCAAATCCTGCTGCGCATGGGCCACGCGCCGTTCACGTATCCGACGCCCGATGGATTTCCCGAAGAGGCCTCGCCGTGGCTCGGCACGATGCTGTGGCGCTGGAATTTCGCCACGGAACTCTGCCAGAACCACGTTGCGAAAACGAAAGTGAACCTCGACACGCTGCGCGAAGCCTTCGGCGGTGACGACGGCGTGATGGCCCACCTGCTCGGGCGCAAGCCGACGCCCGCCGAATCCGCGAGCTATCACGAGAGCGGCGAGGGCGTCGCGCTCCTGCTCGCCTCGCCCGGCTTCCAGCGCTGCTGACACGATGCGCGCGAAACTCCAAGCCCACATCTCCGGCAACCGCGACGAACTCCGCACGCTGGTGATCATCTTCCTGCGCGGCGGCGCGGACGGCTTGAACATGGTCGCGCCCGTGCAGGACGCCGGCTATCACAAGGCCCGCCCGCGCATCGCGCTCAAGGAATCCGGCGCGCTCAGGCTCGACGGGTTTTTCGCGCTCCATCCGCTGCTCAAGGAACTCAAGCCCGGTTTTGACTCCGGCCAGCTTGGGATCGTCCACGCCGCGGGCTCCGAGGATTCCACGCGGTCGCACTTCGAGGCGCAGGACTTGATGGAGCACGGCGGCATCGTGGCGGGCGGATGGCTCGGGCGTTTTCTCCGTTGCAAGACGCCCGCCGCGGACGGCGCGCTCTCCGCGATCGCGCTCGGGCAGCAGCTCCCGGAAAGCCTCCGCGGCGCGCCGAGCGTGACTGTGCTCCGGTCGCTCGCGGATTTTTCTTTCGGCCGCGACGCGCGGAAGTTTCGACTCGGCCTCGAGAAACTCTACGAAGGCGGGCAGGACGCGCTCGCCGCCGCGGGACGCGACACGCTTGGGGCGCTGCGAAAAATCGAGGCTCTTCGAAAGACGCCCTATTCGCCCGCGCACGGCGCCGAATACGAGACGGGCGATTACAGCCGCGGCTTGCAGCAGATCGCCCAGCTCGTCAAGGCGCGCGTCGGCCTCGAGGCCGCCACGCTCGACCTCGACGGGTGGGACTCGCACTTCCAGCAGGGGTTCGTCATGGACCCGCGGATGATGCAGCTCTCGCGCGGGCTCTCGGCCTTCATGCGCGACCTCGGTGTGATGCTTGAGACCGTCTCGGTCGTGGTGATGACCGAGTTTGGCCGGCGGTTTTTCGAAAACTCCGCGCTCGGCACCGATCACGGGCGCGGCAGCGTGATGTTCCTCGCGGGCGGCGGTGTGAAGGGTGGCCGCGTTTATGGCACGTGGCCCGGCCTGACCGATGACGTTCTCGAAGGCCCCGGCGACCTGCCCGTGACCACAAATTACCGCGACGTGCTCGCGCCCATCCTCGCGCGGCATGGCGCGGGCGCGGCGCTGTCCCGGATTTTCCCGGACCACGGGCTCAAGCCGCTCGGCATCTACGGCTGAGCGGCGGCGTCCCCGGGTTCGCCGGTCAGAACTTTGCGCCCGGCAGCACCACGGCGCCGGCTTCGTCCGCGAAGATCACCTTCACGTGCTGCTTCGCGCCGTCCGCGAAGTTCTTTGCGAGCCACGTCTCCACGAACTCGCACGCCTGCCTCCGGCACGTCTCGCGCACGAGCTGGATGTTCTCGCCCGCGCGTTCCTGCGCGAGGCCGCTGATGGATTTCTTCAACTCGTCCATCGCGTTCGCGTGGTCGCGGATCACGCTGCCCTTGCGGACCTCGTAGGTGATGCGCGACGCGTCCACGGCGGGAGTGTTGTGCCGGATGGCCGGCGCGGTCACGCGCACGAGTCCGTTCACGAGCTCGAAGCGCCACTCGCCCGCGAGATCGAGGTAGTAGGTGCACTCGACCGGCGCGCGCGCCTCGACGAACACATCCGGCAGCGGGATCAGCCCGAAGCCCGTTCTCGCCGAGCTGCGCTGCGTGAAGACCGCCGTCTCCTTGAGTTCCGCGACTTGCAGGCGGAGTTGTGGATTCACCGACGTGCGATGGCTTTCAAAGGTCCGCGTGATGGTCCCCTGTTTGAACGCGGCGGCAACGGTGGCGAGTTGTTTGCCCGCCTCGCGGATGACCTCCGCGCCGGCCTTGCCGGCCTGGTTCACCATTTCCGCGCCGCCCTTCGTCGCGGCATCCACCATGTCCACAGGTCCCCGGCAGGACTTGAAGAGGAGCACCATCGCCGTCACGAGGATGAGCACGATCAGCACCCACTTCACCGCCGACACCCACAACGCCTTCTCCGACGGCGGCTCTCCGGCCGGGGGCCTCTCGGCGACGTGCATGCGGCAGTGCTACCAGAGCGCGAAGCTCCGCGCAAGGCCCGCGCCCGCGCGGACTTTGTAATTGTCCCGCGCCCGGGGCGGCGGCTTATCTCGCAGGGTTTTGGGATGGACGTGTCGCGGGCACGGACCTTGTGCGTCTTCTTCGGCTGGACTGGTAGTGCGCGCAGCTTGATGGCTGCGGGCCCATCGCGGGCCGGTGTTTCGGCCGGAAATCGGTTCGTGTCCGGTCCGCGCGGGTGGTAGTCTTCGCGGAGCATTTCAAGCCCATGAACCCGACCGCCGCGCCGCCATCCCACGCCGCCGATTACAAACCGCTCCACGGCCTGCCCGCGCTCGGCGGGTTGTGCACGATGGCCGAAGCGATGAAGCCCGGCCTGTCCGTCGAAGCGTGTGTCGCGCAGCTCAAGCGCCTGCACTATCTGTTCCGCCGGTTGCACCAGGTGTTCACGGCGCGCATCACGGCGGAGCCCGTCTACGAGCTCAAGAGCGCCTTCAGCCTGCACGCGCACTACTGCGCCGAGCACACCGCCGCGTTGCGCAAGCGCGTGACCGAGATGCGCGAGCCGCCTTACGGGCTCGAGGAGGTGCCGCACGCCGCACTGGAAATCCTCTGCGACGAAATCCTCGCGGCGCCAACAACGGGAGAACTGCTGCTCGGCCTTTATGAGCAGGCGCTGCCCGCGCTGAAGGCCGGGCTCGAATCGCACATCGCGGCCACGAACCCGCTTGTGGACGCGCCGAGTGTGCGCGTGTGCCGC
This genomic interval from Verrucomicrobiota bacterium contains the following:
- a CDS encoding amidohydrolase family protein is translated as MKNARFHFHRTCLRAPTRFASLLALAASAACAADLLPPGHRPMPLGAHALVGGRVVVKPGQTFDEANVIIRDGLITAVGVNAAVPADARVWDLKGATIYAGFIDAYLTMGTNVSAVATTMTEPIGELTSGINFFGVPGQERDPGNPGPGYELARITPEKRAASDYSPNARALESLREVGFTAGSATPARGILRGTSAFVLLSDVNPNTAILKPDVFQHVAFESAPRPADPNAQTPFPGSLMGVIAAVRQSFFDARHYFLDHADYEKKPAGRKRPDFNPALEALERAITKKTTVVFEPGSVLMVDRAARVAAEAGVNFHVVASGQEWRRPDMMQAVNSAFIVPVNLPAAPRMPDEDDWHSVSLDTLRAWDWAPENPALLRSLGKEVALTTHGLADKRSFRRNLQQAVDRGLSENDALAALTTVPAKLCGVDAQLGTIEPGKIANLTVVEGSYFNPDARVREVWIDGRHLPNAPAASRRPPGAKAAAGAEKGKDDKGAKGSPKGAELRELLKKRDAQPPQKNRGPLASPRGVLIGGATVWTSAAAGRVEKADLYVADGRIQAVGPNIAARVRVGPDTLILAGEGWHITPGIIDCHSHSMILGGVNEGTLPSSAMVRIGDVVNSETANLHMQLAGGVTTANNLHGSANPIGGQNAVIKLRDGASPEALKFAGAPEGIKFALGENVKQSNWGDRNTTRFPQTRMGVPTFMQNRFIAAQQYLKAQDDAARNGTPAPRRDLELEAVGEIIRGTRLIHCHSYRQDEIVAFLRTMEGFGVRVATLQHVLEGYKVADEIARHGAGGSCFSDWWAYKFEVYDAIPHAGSLMHSRGVVVSFNSDSSDLARRLNIEAAKAVKYGGTSETEALKFVTLNPAKQLRIDARTGSLEPGKDADFAVWSKSPLDSTTVCLQTWIDGKKYFDRALVPARTDSLAKERNDLVAKAKKAAQLGGGAGAGAEATEAAQALFFIPALEMFQSHLHDCLDCAHGGKH
- a CDS encoding FAD-dependent oxidoreductase yields the protein MRNRFPSCAAAIVAAAALSGAAPLSAADVVQADLCVFGGTSGGIAAAVQAARMGKSVVLVEPSNYLGGLTTGGLGATDIGNKAAVGGVSREFYHRLAQHYAKESAWKLETAAQYFARRRGGQAGASSLTGADATMWTFEPKVAEAVFLDMLREAKVPVHTQQRLTAVKKSGARITELATQPGNTYRAKMFIDATYEGDLLAKAGVSYHIGRESNATYGETLNGIRAQTPHHQFTVPVDPFMKPGDPSSGLLPFIQPGDGGKPGDGDARVQTYNYRLCFTTDERNRLPAAKPAAMPQAKFDALVKAANGKLPVTPPADYDAAKFELLGRYCVALVAANKQPRLAQFWNPIWMPNHKTDINNNGGFSTDFIGANWDFPGAGYERRDAIRREHEDYIRGFITFMATDPRVPEDMRLEMQTWGPAKDEFTDTAGWPRELYVREGRRLIGEIVMTEKHCRAQEIVNDPVSLAAYNMDSHNCQRIVKNGRVENEGDVQVAPMKPYPVSYRAIIPRQAQCENLLVPVCLSSSHIAYGSIRMEPVFMILGQSAATAAAIAMDDNVPVQKVNYDKLRARLLADKQVLEWKGPATAGAGGGKLDVKLDGIILDDADAKQTGDWSHSASVAYRAGTGYAHDGNANKGGATLTFTPDIKDAGEYELILLSTPNPNRASNVPVTVSTAAGATRTVTVNQKTQPLLPLGKFQLPAGRQTTVTISNKDTDGYVVVDGLQLKRVK
- a CDS encoding DUF1800 domain-containing protein, producing the protein MKLDRRQFLCAGAGAAVAAAAGCDVPKPLRSVLPFQTQRPRAKGPFRAPLSDSIDPVSHVLNRVTFGARPGDYERVTKLRATPDEAARAFLEEQLDPHRIEDDYAGHAVRTFETLGEPVGELFEYRERILLDELQRATLTRAIHSERQLWEVMVQFWSDHFNIDPSKGDCGWLKTADDRDVIRAHALGRFSEMVRASALSPAMLCYLDGRENRKARPEDRPNENYARELLELHTLGVHGGYTQQDVMEVARALTGWTVRGPGSKGFGLGRVEFHPHLHDKDGKVILGKTIDAWPAPLKKEEQFRRGEWELERVLEILLSHPATARYIAQKLCRRFIADEPPAPAVESVAAAFTASGSDIRETLRALFATPEFWAARGAKLKRPFHYIVSALRATDAETEAPRQLVQILLRMGHAPFTYPTPDGFPEEASPWLGTMLWRWNFATELCQNHVAKTKVNLDTLREAFGGDDGVMAHLLGRKPTPAESASYHESGEGVALLLASPGFQRC
- a CDS encoding DUF1501 domain-containing protein; this translates as MRAKLQAHISGNRDELRTLVIIFLRGGADGLNMVAPVQDAGYHKARPRIALKESGALRLDGFFALHPLLKELKPGFDSGQLGIVHAAGSEDSTRSHFEAQDLMEHGGIVAGGWLGRFLRCKTPAADGALSAIALGQQLPESLRGAPSVTVLRSLADFSFGRDARKFRLGLEKLYEGGQDALAAAGRDTLGALRKIEALRKTPYSPAHGAEYETGDYSRGLQQIAQLVKARVGLEAATLDLDGWDSHFQQGFVMDPRMMQLSRGLSAFMRDLGVMLETVSVVVMTEFGRRFFENSALGTDHGRGSVMFLAGGGVKGGRVYGTWPGLTDDVLEGPGDLPVTTNYRDVLAPILARHGAGAALSRIFPDHGLKPLGIYG